The Paenibacillus sp. FSL W8-0426 region CCTCAAGTTCCTGCTTCCCTATCCAGAAATGGTTTAAGAAGCTTCCTTTGGTTTGCTGCGCTTCTTCGCAATCTTCTCCAGCTGCTTGCGAAGCGGCACGTAAATGATCAAAGCAAACACAAAATGAACAAACAAATTCGGAATCATGTACTCGATCAGCGCCCAATCAAACGTAACATGATTCAGACGAAAAAGCTTGTACAGGAAAAACAGCATCGTATCGTTAAGAAGGCTTCCCAAAAAAACGACCGTAACCATTACCGGAAGCGGTGCGCGCGGTGCCTGGAAAATGAGGCCCATCATATAGGCGGACAATCCCATGGAGAATCCGTAAGGGCCGATCATCTCGCCATAGAATACGACATCGTGCAGCAAGCCGAATAATATCCCGAGCACCAGCGCCGTATGACGGTGGTAATAGACAGCGAAGAAAAGGATAACGATATACACAAGATTAGCCGAAATCCGCATCTGCCAGGCAGAGGGAATCAGAAGCGGCAGCACGGTTCCTTCTAAAATGAAGAGAATGAACAACAACAGAAACAGAACCTGTTTGCGAGCGCCCACTATTTTTTCACCTCTGGAGGGACAACCACCATCAGCTCTTTCCAATCCAGAAAGCTGGCATAAGGCTCAATCATTGCAGTCCGTGTCAGTCCATACTCCCCGACTTCAATGCTTTTCACTTTACCGATACGCATGTATTTCGGGAAGTTGTTGATAATCCCGGACGAAATGATTTCATCGCCTTCTTTAATTTTGGATTCTTCCGATATTTTGGTCATCTTGAACATGCCTGTTTTGGGATCATAACTTTCGATCATGCCGAATACGTTGTCTTCCTTACCCACGGCCGTAGCGGCGATGGCATTGGAGTTGGGATCGTTGGCATCCAGGGAAGTCAACAGATTGACGGTCGACGTGTATGCACTAACATGACTAATTACACCAACTAGACCTTCTTGTGAGGTCACAGCCATTCCCGGTTTGATGTTTGCATTTTCTCCGATGTCGATATTGATCGTCCTGCTGTTTGGATCGGCATTGGCACTGATGACCTGTGCGATTCGATAATCGTAGTTATAACGGTTTCTTTGTTCTTCCGTGAAATGAAAAAGTTCTTTGTATCTTGCGTTAACCTGCTCCATCTCATTGTATTTCAATCGATCCCGCGTATAGTGACCCATGGCAATACGAAGCCGTTCATTCTCTTCATAAACGGAACTCATGTTCGCTATATCCTTAAAAAAGCCCGCTACGTAGGAAGCGGGCTTGTAAAATACGTATTGTACGAAACCGACGGAATCCTTCAGGAATTTTTCCGGCCAGGATAACGCCGTCCGCGGACCGAGCGTAAAGCCCATTAACGCGATAAATGTAACAAGGCCCACCAGCAAAACAAAAAGTCTTTTGTTGCCCAGCAGCTTAAACAGTTCGAACACCCTCTAACATCCATTATTCTCTTCCGAGCCTGGCCCGGCGGGGAGACTGTCAGGTCTATAGTCCCTTTGAGAATATTCGCCATCTCCCCGAATACGCGGGTTTAGCTCTCCCGGCCATCCGCCGGGATTATTTTCGCTGTTTATACATATTCCGGTTCACAGGGAACCAGAATGTGCTTATCTTTCAATTAACGTTTGGAGCGAACTGCCGAGCTGCTTCTGCTTTTGAACAAATGGATGTTTTCCAACGCTTTACCGGTACCGATCGCTACGCAATCCAGCGGATTCTCCGCGACAATGACAGGCATACCGGTCTCGCCCGCCAGCAGCTTGTCCAGGTTGCGAAGCAATGCGCCGCCGCCAGTCAGTACGATCCCGCGGTCCATGATGTCGGCCGCCAGTTCCGGCGGGCATTTTTCAAGCGTCACTTTAACCGCTTCAACGATGGCGTTCACCGTATCCGCCAAAGCTTCGCTGATTTCATCGGAAGTGATGGTGATCGTTTTAGGCAGGCCTGTAACGAGGTCACGACCGCGAATTTCCATCGTTTCCACGGACTCGAGCGGCATCGCGGAACCGATCTCCATTTTCAACTGTTCGGACGTACGCTCACCGATCATCAGATTGTACTGGCGTTTGATGTACTGAATGATGGACTCATCCATTTCATCGCCCGCAACGCGAACGGAACGGCTGGTTACGATTCCTCCGAGGGAAATAACGGCCACTTCAGTCGTACCGCCGCCGATATCCACAACCATGCTTCCGGTCGGCTCCCATACCGGCAGATCGGCACCGATTGCGGCTGCAAACGGCTCCTCGATCGTGTAAGCTTCGCGTGCGCCGGCTTGCTTCGTTGCATCTTCAACCGCGCGTTGCTCCACCGCAGTGATCCCGGATGGTACGCACACCATCACGTTTGGATGACGCTGGAACATGGAACGCTGCTTTTGTGCCTGACGGATAAAATATTTGATCATCGTTGCCGTCGTGTCGAAATCGGCAATAACGCCATCCTTCATGGGACGAATGGCACGAATGTTGCCAGGTGTCCGGCCGATCATTTTTTTCGCCGATTCACCCACGGCCTCAATGCTTTTGGTATCCGTGCGAAGAGCAACAACCGAAGGTTCACGCACCGCAATCCCTTTCCCACGAACATAAACCAACGTATTTGCTGTCCCCAAATCAATCCCTAAATCCTTACTTCCAAACATGACGTAATCTCCTTTTCTGCCTTATATAGCCGTCCTGAATTTTCAGAACATTTTCATTTTTTTAGAATGCTTTTTGATTTGACATGCCATTTTTCATCATCGTTTTCATTTCCCGGCAATCTGCAGGGAGATTAGTATTGATCAAAAATTAGTTCAACGCCACCCATTATATTATACCAAGCCCTTCTCCTTCAAACTTACATAGGTTCCATCGCCAATAACTAGGTGATCCAGCACATCTATGCCAACAATCGTGCCGGCTTCGATCAATCGCTTCGTGATTTGGATATCCTCTGGGCTCGGTGTAGGATCACCGCTTGGATGGTTGTGAGCGCACACAATCGATGCGCTGCTGCATTTGATGGCAGCACGGAACACTTCGCGCGGGTGGACAATGGAAGCGTTCAGGCTGCCCATGGAGAGTGTTTCCTGGGCAATAATGTGGTTTTTGCTGTTCAAAAAGAGACAAACAAAATGTTCTTTTTGCAGATAACGCAACTGCTCGACCAAAATATCAGCCGCATCGCGCGGAGTGCGAATCGAAGGAGACTGTGCCAGTTTGCTCTTGGCAATCCGGTGGCCCAGCTCGATGCCCGCTTTCAACTGCACGGCTTTGGCTTTGCCGATGCCCTTCATTGCCGTCAGTTCCTCAAGCGTCAAGTCCATTAGCGAGCGGATCCCGCCCGTCTCTGCAAGAATTCGCTGCGCCATGTGAACGGCGGATTCTTTTCTTGTA contains the following coding sequences:
- the mreD gene encoding rod shape-determining protein MreD, whose protein sequence is MGARKQVLFLLLFILFILEGTVLPLLIPSAWQMRISANLVYIVILFFAVYYHRHTALVLGILFGLLHDVVFYGEMIGPYGFSMGLSAYMMGLIFQAPRAPLPVMVTVVFLGSLLNDTMLFFLYKLFRLNHVTFDWALIEYMIPNLFVHFVFALIIYVPLRKQLEKIAKKRSKPKEAS
- the mreC gene encoding rod shape-determining protein MreC, with translation MFELFKLLGNKRLFVLLVGLVTFIALMGFTLGPRTALSWPEKFLKDSVGFVQYVFYKPASYVAGFFKDIANMSSVYEENERLRIAMGHYTRDRLKYNEMEQVNARYKELFHFTEEQRNRYNYDYRIAQVISANADPNSRTINIDIGENANIKPGMAVTSQEGLVGVISHVSAYTSTVNLLTSLDANDPNSNAIAATAVGKEDNVFGMIESYDPKTGMFKMTKISEESKIKEGDEIISSGIINNFPKYMRIGKVKSIEVGEYGLTRTAMIEPYASFLDWKELMVVVPPEVKK
- a CDS encoding rod shape-determining protein, with translation MFGSKDLGIDLGTANTLVYVRGKGIAVREPSVVALRTDTKSIEAVGESAKKMIGRTPGNIRAIRPMKDGVIADFDTTATMIKYFIRQAQKQRSMFQRHPNVMVCVPSGITAVEQRAVEDATKQAGAREAYTIEEPFAAAIGADLPVWEPTGSMVVDIGGGTTEVAVISLGGIVTSRSVRVAGDEMDESIIQYIKRQYNLMIGERTSEQLKMEIGSAMPLESVETMEIRGRDLVTGLPKTITITSDEISEALADTVNAIVEAVKVTLEKCPPELAADIMDRGIVLTGGGALLRNLDKLLAGETGMPVIVAENPLDCVAIGTGKALENIHLFKSRSSSAVRSKR
- the radC gene encoding DNA repair protein RadC, whose translation is MESPQYMMRDIPHEERPRERMMEYGAGALSHAELLAILLRTGTRKESAVHMAQRILAETGGIRSLMDLTLEELTAMKGIGKAKAVQLKAGIELGHRIAKSKLAQSPSIRTPRDAADILVEQLRYLQKEHFVCLFLNSKNHIIAQETLSMGSLNASIVHPREVFRAAIKCSSASIVCAHNHPSGDPTPSPEDIQITKRLIEAGTIVGIDVLDHLVIGDGTYVSLKEKGLV